The following proteins are co-located in the Trichormus variabilis 0441 genome:
- a CDS encoding AIM24 family protein — protein MQYEVKIIEPTDLWYLQNNINKDTNKYYHPTKNIPFVQQVEIKIENSGVVIQKGALHRCLGKLTHGVYKTDNRLKDVWVALMTEIDYNAPVYKGSGNVYLEPRAKGQFLHYTDIEISDQEQWEFDDGIFQFCSDNVILGTKKLKFRQMSGSADGRWRIAIKALAGQTAKVVTGTNTPARIIEIHRGETVIADYDLVKGFTNGIQEDYRKLGHFGKGGGEGFVWIYEGQGKLLISETDGMGLG, from the coding sequence ATGCAATACGAAGTCAAAATTATAGAACCGACAGATTTGTGGTATCTACAAAATAACATTAATAAAGACACCAACAAATATTATCACCCTACTAAAAATATCCCTTTTGTTCAGCAAGTTGAAATAAAAATCGAAAACTCTGGGGTTGTCATTCAAAAAGGTGCTTTGCATAGATGTTTAGGTAAATTAACTCATGGTGTTTACAAAACTGATAATCGATTAAAAGATGTCTGGGTAGCTTTAATGACGGAGATAGATTATAACGCTCCTGTTTATAAAGGTAGTGGGAATGTCTATCTCGAACCTAGAGCCAAAGGTCAATTTTTACATTACACAGATATTGAAATATCAGACCAAGAACAATGGGAATTTGATGATGGTATATTCCAATTTTGTTCTGACAATGTGATTTTAGGAACCAAAAAACTGAAATTTCGCCAGATGTCTGGTTCGGCTGATGGTAGATGGAGAATTGCCATTAAAGCCTTAGCAGGACAAACAGCTAAAGTTGTCACAGGTACAAATACCCCTGCGAGGATTATTGAAATTCACAGAGGTGAAACCGTCATTGCTGACTATGACTTAGTGAAAGGATTTACCAATGGAATTCAAGAAGATTACCGGAAATTAGGACACTTTGGTAAAGGTGGCGGAGAAGGTTTTGTTTGGATATATGAAGGTCAAGGTAAGTTATTAATATCTGAAACCGACGGTATGGGATTGGGTTAA